From Bacillota bacterium, one genomic window encodes:
- a CDS encoding ISNCY family transposase has translation MTIKEAANMLGLSERQIKRLKKGAQTEGAAALVHKNRGRSPKHALSGGEHCQILELAVSLYKDTSCQHMSELLAEHQSITASAKTIARVLHKANVKLRFGKKQARRRRSRDRMPQEGMLVQLDASLHSWLDNHRKLALHGAIDDATGKILALSFRPTEDQEGYFSVLEQMLNQYGTPMSFYSDRHTIFFSPKRNKLSIDEELAGAMAPQSQFGRALRELGILHIPASSAQAKGRIERLWGTLQSRLVVEMRSCPRNGYRRRERLPQKLHKAFYDRFAVTPRDLALAYGNKLSPLAVAQVCCVKVERTISNGSHFSYSGQSFQLVDAKGEVIPLRPKSKITLMVRRETVRGLYDGLTCDLKRIEKPPRETSPKPPKDASPKQPTQTPWRNWSVTKPRPPKDPVEKYFDQESSFQHYANSTEVRNTLGET, from the coding sequence ATGACGATTAAAGAGGCGGCAAACATGCTAGGTTTGAGTGAGCGACAGATAAAGCGGCTAAAGAAAGGTGCGCAAACTGAAGGAGCTGCCGCACTAGTTCACAAGAATCGCGGGCGTAGTCCCAAGCATGCGCTGTCTGGGGGAGAACACTGCCAGATCTTAGAGTTAGCAGTAAGCCTATATAAAGATACTAGCTGCCAGCACATGTCCGAGTTGCTGGCGGAGCACCAGTCGATTACTGCAAGCGCCAAAACGATTGCGCGAGTTTTGCATAAGGCAAATGTGAAGCTACGCTTTGGCAAGAAACAGGCCCGGCGTAGAAGGTCGCGCGACAGGATGCCACAGGAAGGCATGCTTGTTCAACTGGATGCGAGTCTGCACTCTTGGCTAGATAACCACCGCAAGCTTGCCTTACATGGGGCCATTGATGATGCCACCGGCAAGATCCTCGCCCTGAGCTTTAGGCCAACAGAGGACCAAGAAGGCTATTTCTCGGTTCTCGAACAGATGCTTAATCAGTACGGCACCCCGATGAGCTTCTACTCCGATCGACACACCATCTTCTTTTCACCTAAGCGCAACAAACTGTCCATCGATGAGGAACTCGCAGGTGCTATGGCGCCACAATCCCAGTTTGGACGCGCTCTTAGGGAACTAGGAATCCTCCACATCCCAGCGTCCTCTGCACAAGCTAAAGGTCGCATTGAGAGGCTCTGGGGGACTCTACAGTCTAGACTAGTTGTGGAAATGCGTTCTTGCCCACGTAATGGATATAGAAGACGCGAACGCCTTCCTCAGAAGCTTCATAAAGCGTTTTACGACCGTTTCGCGGTCACTCCTAGGGACTTGGCGCTAGCATATGGCAACAAATTGAGTCCTCTGGCTGTAGCGCAGGTTTGCTGCGTCAAAGTAGAGAGAACTATCTCAAACGGCTCGCATTTTTCCTACAGCGGCCAATCGTTCCAATTAGTAGACGCTAAAGGCGAAGTAATTCCGCTGCGACCCAAAAGCAAGATTACGCTAATGGTAAGAAGGGAAACTGTGCGGGGCCTGTATGATGGCCTAACCTGCGACCTCAAGAGAATAGAAAAACCCCCAAGAGAAACGTCACCCAAACCACCAAAGGATGCTAGCCCGAAGCAGCCTACTCAAACGCCCTGGCGAAATTGGAGTGTCACTAAACCGCGACCCCCAAAAGACCCAGTAGAGAAGTACTTCGACCAAGAGTCATCTTTTCAGCACTACGCCAACTCTACAGAGGTGCGCAATACGCTAGGGGAAACCTAG
- a CDS encoding DUF192 domain-containing protein translates to MHDKKYQQRTHHLRVARANTFLARLAGLMFRKSLRPLEGLLLSPCRSVHTCFMRFPIDIVFLSDDYRVVGVVEQLAPWRVAGGHVGTRQVLELAAGSVQQIGIQLGDYLCLP, encoded by the coding sequence ATGCACGATAAAAAGTATCAGCAGAGGACGCATCACCTTAGGGTAGCGCGTGCGAACACCTTTCTGGCGCGGCTCGCGGGGCTTATGTTTCGTAAAAGCCTGCGCCCCTTAGAGGGCCTGCTGCTCAGCCCCTGCCGCAGTGTTCACACTTGCTTTATGCGCTTCCCCATTGACATTGTCTTTCTCTCTGACGATTACCGCGTTGTGGGCGTGGTAGAGCAACTGGCCCCTTGGCGAGTGGCCGGTGGCCATGTGGGCACCCGCCAGGTGCTCGAGCTGGCAGCCGGAAGCGTGCAGCAAATCGGGATACAGCTTGGGGATTATCTTTGTCTCCCTTAG
- a CDS encoding type II secretion system F family protein translates to MLAYVALVATLFIFSAALLLLQHYFHERLHMERRLEGVRELSLQQRADTPDEARLQLPLGERIIAPLMQSAGKALQAWAPLGLKTNLARRVRAAGLSSTAEQFAGWYIISGVGGFLLFTLLGLARFGSASGALYLGLPLGLVGALLPELVLAQRMAERQSQIVRALPDVLDLLTVSVNAGLGFDSALMKVTDKMKGPLPTEMGQVLHEIKMGVARRDALRSMAERTGVMELRSFVSTIIQADQLGVSISKVLRLQSEGLRERRRQRAEEMAMKAPVKMLLPLVLFIFPTLFIVLLGPAVLQIMASFAGM, encoded by the coding sequence ATGTTGGCCTATGTAGCTCTCGTAGCCACGCTGTTCATTTTTTCTGCTGCGCTACTCCTCTTGCAGCACTATTTTCACGAACGCCTGCACATGGAGCGGCGCCTAGAGGGAGTGCGCGAGTTAAGCCTGCAGCAGCGAGCTGACACGCCTGATGAAGCTCGCTTGCAGCTACCCCTCGGCGAACGTATTATCGCGCCCTTAATGCAGTCGGCGGGCAAGGCGCTGCAAGCTTGGGCGCCTCTTGGCCTTAAGACGAACCTCGCGCGCAGGGTGCGCGCCGCAGGCCTAAGCAGCACGGCCGAACAATTTGCCGGCTGGTATATCATCAGCGGTGTAGGGGGCTTTCTTCTCTTTACCTTGCTAGGCTTGGCACGCTTTGGGAGCGCTAGCGGTGCCCTGTACCTCGGCTTGCCCCTCGGGTTAGTGGGGGCCCTGCTGCCAGAGCTTGTACTCGCGCAGCGTATGGCAGAAAGGCAGAGCCAAATTGTGCGTGCCCTGCCTGACGTGCTTGATTTGTTGACGGTGAGCGTGAATGCTGGCCTGGGTTTTGACAGCGCTCTCATGAAAGTAACCGATAAGATGAAAGGACCCCTGCCGACAGAGATGGGGCAGGTACTGCATGAGATAAAAATGGGGGTAGCACGGCGAGATGCGCTCCGCTCCATGGCTGAGCGGACAGGGGTGATGGAACTTCGTTCTTTTGTCAGCACCATCATTCAGGCCGACCAACTTGGCGTAAGCATCAGCAAAGTGTTGCGCCTACAGTCAGAAGGTCTTAGAGAACGGCGGCGACAGCGCGCGGAAGAGATGGCGATGAAGGCGCCGGTAAAAATGCTCCTGCCCTTAGTGCTCTTTATTTTCCCCACCTTGTTTATCGTGCTCCTCGGCCCGGCGGTGCTACAAATTATGGCTAGCTTTGCGGGGATGTAG
- a CDS encoding type II secretion system F family protein: protein MVFSLALTAALVLGLILAAAMRAWYGWRYSVSLRLRNYSLEGRKDSPGRNMVPQRKLLSRLVLARFAPRRLASHYAPILEQADIPLRGEEMAGATFFSVAIGAALGLLALGILGALLGGLFGYLLPGLLLKNHLARRLRAAEEQLEEFLSFVANAMRAGSSLMQAMDLAGRTLPSPLGREMRRTQKEISLGVSMDDAWQNLVKRVPSGDMDLVATAVLIQRQVGGDLAGILDSIAATIRERQRVKAQVRTLTAQGRLSGFVIASLPFVLFVLFSFINPAYVRLLWTEPLGLLMLGMGLVSQVVGTVLISRIIRIDV from the coding sequence GTGGTTTTCTCGCTTGCACTTACGGCGGCGCTAGTGCTAGGGCTTATTTTGGCAGCAGCCATGCGCGCTTGGTATGGCTGGCGCTACAGTGTCTCCCTGCGCCTTAGGAATTACAGCCTAGAGGGGCGTAAAGACAGCCCCGGGCGAAACATGGTGCCACAGAGAAAGCTTCTCTCGCGCCTAGTTCTCGCTCGTTTTGCGCCACGGCGCTTGGCGTCGCACTATGCCCCTATCTTAGAGCAGGCGGACATACCCCTGCGGGGCGAGGAGATGGCCGGCGCGACTTTTTTCAGTGTAGCCATAGGGGCGGCTCTTGGCCTGCTCGCCCTGGGTATCTTGGGCGCACTGCTAGGAGGCCTCTTCGGCTACCTGCTGCCAGGCTTGCTGCTTAAAAATCATTTAGCGCGCCGCTTGCGCGCAGCCGAAGAACAGCTAGAGGAATTTCTCAGCTTTGTGGCCAATGCCATGCGTGCGGGTAGTAGTTTGATGCAGGCCATGGACCTCGCTGGTCGCACTCTCCCCTCTCCCTTAGGCAGGGAGATGCGGCGCACCCAGAAGGAAATTAGCCTAGGAGTAAGCATGGATGATGCTTGGCAGAACTTGGTCAAACGTGTACCCAGCGGCGATATGGATCTCGTGGCCACGGCCGTGCTCATTCAGCGCCAGGTGGGCGGCGACCTTGCCGGCATCCTAGACAGCATCGCCGCCACCATACGCGAGCGACAGCGTGTTAAGGCACAAGTGCGCACCCTTACTGCCCAGGGCAGGCTGTCAGGCTTCGTTATCGCCTCACTGCCCTTTGTGCTGTTCGTACTGTTTAGCTTTATTAACCCCGCGTATGTTCGCTTGCTGTGGACAGAACCGCTCGGCTTGCTCATGCTCGGCATGGGCCTAGTGTCGCAGGTTGTGGGCACCGTGTTAATAAGTCGCATCATCCGTATTGATGTGTGA